Proteins found in one Candidatus Bathyarchaeota archaeon genomic segment:
- a CDS encoding oligosaccharide flippase family protein, giving the protein MDKALEMGKSSATGSFHLLIGVAGSTVIMAIGTLILAGLLQVDELGLYGMALIPASIINFFRDWGVNSALTQQIAGLRAAGKDSQIHDVILSGVVFEVISGAVLSLVCFAVAQPLALILSAEKAGELSVYISILSLSIFAGALLAAAGGIFVGFERMKFNSFTQIFQAIVKTALGPLLIVLGFGVFGAVYATVGSALAGAAIAMLIVYFSFFRPLRKCKVGECDIKQTLKPMLKFGLPLTVSTIVVGVLPQVFAFSMAAYAGEWMMGNYYAASYFSVLLTFVSFPVATALFPVFSKINPEKEPDLVKTVFASSVKYTAVLLVPATMILVSLSTPLVNTLFPKEGILQSLFVVNAEPKFPFAPTFLVLSSLVNLLVLVGNISLGTFQTGIGKTNQVMKQSLLSLVVGLPLAYLMVAYFYSLGGGNLQASAYFAVIGGQIGSIIATTPNVAWGLIWIWRHYHVKADFNISAKIFAASALASAATFLFISFFNAIPWSVMLVAGFVVFLLVYLASAPLLGAINQTDIENFRAMFSGLGIISKILSLPLLFMSKMCICRVNVAKKLLTNGK; this is encoded by the coding sequence CACCCTGATTTTAGCCGGGCTTCTCCAAGTCGATGAACTTGGCTTGTACGGCATGGCGTTAATTCCTGCTTCTATCATCAATTTCTTTAGGGACTGGGGAGTTAACTCTGCTTTAACTCAGCAGATTGCTGGGTTGAGGGCAGCAGGTAAAGATTCGCAAATTCATGATGTTATCCTCTCAGGCGTTGTCTTTGAGGTTATTAGTGGTGCAGTGCTGTCGCTGGTTTGTTTTGCTGTTGCTCAGCCTTTAGCTTTAATTCTTAGCGCGGAAAAAGCAGGGGAACTCTCAGTTTACATATCCATATTGTCGCTGTCGATTTTCGCGGGGGCTCTGCTTGCGGCGGCTGGAGGCATTTTTGTTGGTTTTGAGCGAATGAAGTTCAACAGTTTCACGCAGATTTTTCAAGCTATAGTGAAGACTGCTCTTGGTCCGCTTCTAATTGTTCTTGGTTTTGGAGTGTTCGGTGCCGTTTATGCGACGGTGGGTTCTGCTCTTGCAGGGGCTGCCATCGCTATGCTTATTGTGTATTTCTCGTTCTTTCGACCGTTGCGTAAGTGCAAAGTTGGCGAGTGCGACATAAAACAAACTTTAAAGCCGATGTTAAAGTTTGGATTACCACTCACAGTATCAACCATTGTTGTTGGTGTTCTGCCTCAGGTTTTTGCTTTTTCCATGGCTGCTTACGCAGGCGAGTGGATGATGGGCAATTATTATGCCGCCAGCTACTTTTCAGTTCTTTTAACGTTTGTTTCTTTTCCTGTTGCGACAGCTTTGTTTCCAGTTTTTTCCAAAATTAATCCTGAAAAAGAGCCAGATTTGGTCAAGACAGTTTTTGCTTCATCAGTCAAGTATACCGCTGTGCTTCTTGTGCCTGCAACGATGATTTTGGTTTCTCTGTCAACTCCGCTTGTTAACACTCTGTTTCCAAAAGAGGGCATACTGCAATCATTGTTTGTTGTTAATGCGGAACCCAAGTTTCCGTTTGCGCCTACTTTTTTGGTTCTCTCAAGCTTGGTTAACTTGCTTGTTTTAGTGGGAAATATTAGTTTAGGAACTTTCCAGACTGGTATTGGGAAAACAAATCAAGTTATGAAGCAGAGCTTGTTGTCTTTGGTTGTGGGTTTGCCGCTTGCTTACCTTATGGTAGCATACTTCTATTCGCTGGGCGGCGGAAACCTTCAGGCATCAGCGTATTTTGCGGTGATTGGCGGTCAAATCGGTTCGATTATCGCAACCACTCCTAACGTGGCTTGGGGGCTTATTTGGATTTGGAGACACTACCATGTTAAGGCAGATTTCAACATTTCAGCAAAGATTTTTGCTGCATCGGCGCTTGCTTCAGCGGCAACTTTTCTATTCATCAGCTTTTTCAACGCTATTCCGTGGAGCGTTATGCTCGTTGCTGGCTTTGTAGTCTTTCTGCTGGTTTACTTGGCTTCTGCTCCTCTTCTTGGAGCCATCAACCAGACGGATATTGAAAATTTCAGAGCCATGTTTTCGGGGCTGGGCATAATTTCAAAGATTTTGAGCTTGCCCCTGCTGTTTATGAGTAAAATGTGTATTTGCCGAGTTAACGTTGCCAAGAAACTCTTAACCAACGGCAAATAA
- a CDS encoding DNA repair exonuclease yields the protein MKPFSFVHASDLHLGYSQYGLEARRQDFDKAFQELVDKTIGLKPDFMIIAGDLFHHARPSNVTLENTIRTFKRLKDANIPVLTVDGSHDSAPNTITSTILYPLDSAGLIHHLPRHTGACWQKTDCCYVYGIPNYHNRHRTQEALPKFFAENPPTPKDGIANIFVFHGAVDLPSVKPPYIEAEISPEQLPEGFCYYAAGHVHEHYLDKFKTGYLAYSGCTETADYREAKCTKGFYHVHVNEKGQVKPEFIALTAGRKFVIIEEDFSGMPSAKITELAAQMVKDADSDGAVLIPLLKGTLPAEANRGEIDIGKIRNAAEKALLVHPIVLLKETAVADEIVRSIFESEFKDIKTKSFEYFLQIFMERYGREEADKIARGALSLIEPLTRKQDEKVKQTIEELIR from the coding sequence TTGAAGCCGTTTAGCTTTGTCCACGCTTCAGACCTGCACTTGGGCTATTCGCAGTACGGCTTAGAGGCAAGAAGGCAAGACTTCGACAAAGCATTCCAAGAACTCGTGGACAAAACAATCGGGCTAAAACCTGACTTCATGATAATCGCAGGTGACCTGTTCCATCATGCAAGACCCTCAAACGTCACCTTAGAGAATACGATTCGAACCTTCAAGCGGCTCAAAGACGCCAACATTCCAGTCTTAACCGTTGACGGTTCACACGATTCTGCACCTAACACAATAACCAGCACAATTCTCTATCCGCTTGACAGCGCAGGATTAATACATCACCTGCCAAGGCACACTGGCGCATGCTGGCAAAAAACAGACTGCTGCTACGTTTACGGCATACCAAACTACCATAACAGACACAGAACTCAAGAAGCACTGCCAAAATTCTTTGCAGAAAATCCGCCGACACCGAAAGATGGAATCGCTAACATTTTTGTTTTCCACGGCGCTGTGGATTTACCAAGCGTTAAACCACCTTACATAGAAGCAGAGATTTCTCCTGAACAGTTGCCTGAAGGCTTCTGTTATTATGCGGCTGGACATGTGCACGAGCATTATTTGGACAAGTTCAAAACTGGCTATTTGGCTTATAGCGGCTGCACTGAAACGGCTGATTACAGGGAAGCCAAATGCACCAAAGGCTTCTACCACGTGCATGTCAACGAAAAAGGGCAGGTGAAACCAGAATTTATAGCGTTAACGGCTGGTCGCAAATTCGTAATTATCGAAGAAGACTTCTCTGGGATGCCATCCGCAAAAATCACCGAGTTAGCCGCTCAAATGGTCAAAGACGCTGACTCAGATGGAGCAGTGCTGATTCCGCTTTTGAAAGGCACATTGCCAGCAGAAGCAAACAGGGGAGAAATCGACATTGGAAAAATCCGAAATGCTGCTGAAAAAGCCCTGCTTGTCCACCCAATCGTGCTGCTAAAGGAAACAGCCGTTGCAGACGAGATTGTACGCTCGATTTTTGAGAGCGAATTCAAGGATATAAAAACCAAATCTTTTGAGTATTTCTTGCAAATATTTATGGAGCGTTACGGACGCGAAGAAGCGGATAAAATCGCTCGTGGCGCACTCAGCCTTATCGAGCCTTTAACTCGCAAGCAGGACGAGAAGGTCAAGCAAACAATCGAGGAGTTGATCCGATGA
- a CDS encoding SMC family ATPase, with amino-acid sequence MKIEIVQLENIRSHVKSTVPFTRGFNCLVGGLGCGKSSVLYAIDFAFFGDSISRSFEYLLREGADACRVTVQFSQNGNTYKLIRGLKRKGKGISQDFEALKLYENDKLVASMKTEAINEQFKAITGLDRDLYREIVWFRQEHLKELLDAAPRDRQRRLDELFGLSDYEVAWSNIAQYQRDFETEKRVYEKDPDVNSLEKLSAEYNRASEEFALLEMDLENSTQKLAVTKRALDEADLKLKRLEERKLAVEELKRKEAKLLANIANMATTLASLTQRIEGKKSIVDNLRQRQNSLDSQMKLCLSKLEQAGLPTNQSLEQLGASLAAFDDKISSLKAEQEATSRSLQTDQKRAVSLAEKSECPLCIQPLTGEYKTGLLERIKQENAERERIIGQLGSQISSLQQSKSLASEAFSSLQTCITKADDVKLRIIEEENNLKSLASELEEQRKLEADFRSQLEAVQFEIAKFDLTAVQVAKDCKEQAVKQFYALESDLRTKENRKKDVQRRLDDISERINIAQQKLERVEKIRRTLDVLGAIRDAYRSIQPKLRAEFVKVLRNFVQQVLDSLVGGEAPLLNVVIDESYTPYVKNESGVDREVSNLSGGERTLLAFAYRLGLGQLIMQSRTGHGLSILVLDEPTENLGSEDGSIERLAEAISRFKAIEQIIAVTHSEAFAAKAEHVVVLEKEAGISKISIEK; translated from the coding sequence ATGAAGATTGAAATCGTCCAGCTAGAAAACATCCGAAGCCACGTCAAATCAACAGTACCCTTTACCCGAGGGTTTAACTGTCTTGTTGGCGGATTAGGCTGCGGAAAATCAAGCGTTCTCTATGCAATTGATTTTGCCTTTTTCGGCGACTCAATTAGTAGAAGTTTTGAGTATCTTTTACGTGAGGGAGCTGACGCATGCCGAGTCACGGTTCAGTTCTCCCAAAACGGCAACACCTACAAACTAATTCGTGGTCTAAAAAGAAAAGGCAAAGGAATCAGTCAGGACTTTGAAGCCCTCAAACTCTACGAGAACGATAAGCTTGTTGCCAGCATGAAAACCGAAGCCATAAACGAACAGTTCAAGGCAATTACTGGCTTGGACAGAGACCTTTACCGCGAAATCGTTTGGTTTAGACAAGAACATCTAAAAGAACTGCTTGATGCGGCACCACGCGACAGGCAAAGACGCTTAGATGAGCTATTTGGTTTGTCTGATTACGAAGTAGCTTGGAGCAACATTGCACAGTACCAGCGGGACTTTGAGACCGAGAAGAGGGTTTACGAGAAAGACCCGGATGTCAACAGTTTAGAAAAACTCAGCGCCGAATACAACAGGGCAAGCGAGGAATTCGCACTCTTAGAGATGGATTTGGAGAATTCAACACAGAAACTAGCTGTTACTAAGAGGGCATTGGATGAAGCAGATTTGAAGCTAAAGCGGTTGGAAGAGAGAAAACTGGCTGTGGAAGAACTTAAACGAAAAGAAGCAAAGCTCCTCGCTAACATTGCAAATATGGCTACAACCTTGGCTTCTTTAACCCAGCGCATAGAGGGCAAAAAAAGTATCGTGGATAACCTGCGTCAGCGCCAGAACTCGCTGGATTCCCAGATGAAACTTTGCCTTAGTAAGCTTGAGCAAGCAGGATTGCCTACTAACCAGTCGCTTGAACAGTTAGGTGCAAGCTTAGCGGCTTTTGATGACAAGATTAGTAGCTTAAAAGCTGAGCAAGAAGCTACTTCGCGCAGTTTGCAGACTGACCAGAAAAGAGCAGTGTCCTTAGCTGAGAAGAGCGAGTGCCCACTTTGTATTCAGCCCTTAACTGGCGAGTACAAGACAGGCTTGCTTGAGCGAATAAAGCAGGAGAATGCAGAGCGAGAAAGGATAATTGGTCAATTAGGTTCTCAAATTTCCAGTTTGCAACAATCAAAGTCTTTAGCGTCGGAAGCTTTCTCTAGTTTGCAGACATGCATTACTAAAGCTGACGATGTCAAGTTGAGAATAATTGAAGAGGAGAATAACCTCAAAAGTTTAGCAAGCGAGTTAGAAGAACAGCGCAAGCTTGAAGCAGATTTTCGTTCGCAATTAGAAGCTGTGCAGTTTGAAATCGCCAAATTTGATTTGACAGCGGTTCAAGTTGCAAAGGATTGCAAAGAACAAGCGGTCAAGCAGTTTTATGCTTTAGAATCAGATTTGCGCACCAAGGAAAACCGCAAAAAAGATGTTCAAAGACGCTTGGATGACATCAGCGAACGCATCAACATCGCACAGCAAAAGCTTGAACGGGTCGAAAAGATTCGCCGAACTTTGGATGTTTTGGGTGCTATTCGTGATGCTTATCGTAGTATTCAGCCTAAGCTTCGGGCTGAGTTTGTGAAGGTTTTGCGTAATTTTGTTCAGCAGGTGCTTGATAGTTTGGTTGGTGGAGAAGCACCGTTGCTAAACGTGGTTATCGATGAGAGTTACACGCCTTACGTGAAGAACGAAAGTGGCGTTGACCGCGAAGTAAGCAACCTCTCTGGTGGTGAACGGACGCTTCTGGCATTTGCTTACCGTTTAGGCTTGGGGCAACTTATTATGCAGTCGAGAACTGGGCATGGCTTGAGCATACTGGTGCTAGATGAGCCTACTGAAAACTTGGGCAGTGAAGATGGCAGCATAGAGAGGTTAGCTGAAGCCATCAGCAGATTCAAAGCAATCGAACAAATAATCGCTGTAACGCACAGTGAAGCGTTTGCAGCCAAGGCTGAACACGTTGTGGTTTTAGAGAAAGAGGCTGGAATCAGCAAAATCTCAATCGAGAAATAA
- a CDS encoding metal-dependent hydrolase, with the protein MAIAYLLGKGSAKLLHVKPNIPALLVLSLLPDADIIYDFLTHSEIHRGPTHSIVVALIVFIPLFTIYRKKAVPYFLALISHAAIADFLIAGQLQLLWPLSTTEFGLNEISSIYINIFSPVNIALELILFLAATAVLYKTGDWRVFFRADKTNLVLIIPIVTVLLPSTIGYPFTQPLLLTVPLLAFAHLFYLVLFCIAVLKTLSNMFKQQSIPQKTATANGNSTKT; encoded by the coding sequence ATGGCAATCGCTTATCTGCTAGGTAAAGGCTCCGCAAAACTACTGCATGTAAAACCAAACATACCTGCGCTATTGGTTCTCTCTTTACTGCCTGACGCAGACATAATCTATGACTTTTTAACTCACTCGGAAATACATAGGGGACCAACCCACTCCATAGTAGTTGCGCTTATCGTTTTCATTCCACTCTTCACTATTTACCGCAAAAAAGCAGTCCCCTACTTCTTAGCCCTAATATCCCATGCAGCAATAGCTGACTTCCTAATTGCTGGACAACTGCAACTGCTCTGGCCTCTTTCAACAACCGAATTCGGACTCAACGAGATATCATCAATTTACATTAACATTTTCAGCCCAGTAAACATAGCACTCGAACTTATCCTGTTTCTTGCTGCAACCGCTGTCTTGTACAAAACGGGCGACTGGAGAGTCTTCTTTAGAGCCGATAAAACAAACCTTGTCCTGATTATCCCGATTGTGACGGTTCTTTTGCCGAGCACAATCGGCTACCCATTTACGCAACCATTGCTCTTAACTGTACCGCTGCTTGCGTTTGCACACCTCTTCTACCTTGTACTTTTTTGTATAGCAGTGCTAAAAACTCTCTCAAACATGTTCAAACAACAAAGCATACCACAAAAAACCGCAACCGCAAACGGCAACAGCACAAAAACCTAA
- the rpsJ gene encoding 30S ribosomal protein S10, whose translation MVRKARIRLTSTDYTKLEDVCGELKSIAQKTGVKMNGPVPLPTKRLKVPVLKAPSGSGTATWDKWEMRIHKRLIDIDSEERVMRRIMRIRVPEEVHVTIELI comes from the coding sequence ATGGTTAGAAAAGCACGAATACGCCTCACAAGCACAGACTACACCAAACTAGAAGACGTCTGCGGAGAACTCAAAAGCATAGCACAAAAAACAGGCGTGAAAATGAACGGTCCAGTACCGCTACCAACTAAACGACTCAAAGTCCCAGTTCTCAAAGCACCCTCAGGCTCAGGCACCGCAACATGGGACAAATGGGAAATGCGCATCCACAAACGCCTAATCGACATCGACAGTGAGGAACGCGTCATGCGAAGAATCATGCGTATCCGTGTACCAGAAGAAGTCCATGTAACCATCGAACTTATCTAA